Proteins encoded by one window of Synechococcus sp. WH 7805:
- a CDS encoding N-acetylmannosamine-6-phosphate 2-epimerase, with product MTSSGGAGFNRQQLNHGLIVSVQAPEGSPMRHPDVIAAMAEASLRNGAIGVRLESPEHIGAVRERCPNALIIGLWKRSWADSSVYITPRWHEVKAVWGAGADVVALDATDRSRPNGEDLESLVKRAKDDLGAPLMADVDSVENGLRAAALGCDWIGTTLFGYTEQTKESRPPGLHLLKPLRAQLSAETMLICEGGIASPQTASEAIAEGADAVVVGTAITGVDLQVASYHRHITRQTD from the coding sequence ATGACTTCGTCTGGCGGCGCTGGGTTCAATCGGCAGCAACTCAACCATGGACTGATCGTGTCCGTTCAGGCGCCTGAGGGCTCACCGATGCGTCATCCCGATGTCATCGCCGCCATGGCCGAAGCCTCATTGCGAAACGGTGCCATCGGCGTCAGGTTGGAGAGTCCTGAGCACATCGGTGCAGTACGCGAACGTTGTCCGAACGCTCTGATTATTGGACTTTGGAAGCGTTCTTGGGCAGATAGCTCGGTTTACATCACGCCGCGCTGGCACGAAGTGAAAGCTGTCTGGGGGGCTGGTGCTGATGTGGTGGCGCTCGATGCAACTGATCGGTCTAGGCCCAATGGTGAGGACTTAGAGAGCCTGGTGAAACGGGCCAAGGATGATCTCGGAGCGCCGTTGATGGCCGATGTCGACAGCGTGGAAAACGGCTTGAGAGCCGCGGCCTTGGGATGCGACTGGATTGGCACCACCCTGTTTGGCTACACCGAACAGACCAAAGAGTCGAGACCGCCCGGCTTGCATCTTTTGAAGCCGTTACGCGCTCAGCTTTCAGCGGAAACAATGTTGATCTGTGAGGGAGGTATCGCGTCTCCGCAGACCGCTAGCGAAGCCATCGCCGAGGGGGCTGATGCAGTGGTTGTGGGCACCGCGATTACGGGTGTGGATCTTCAGGTGGCGTCTTATCACCGACACATCACCAGGCAAACTGATTGA
- the groL gene encoding chaperonin GroEL (60 kDa chaperone family; promotes refolding of misfolded polypeptides especially under stressful conditions; forms two stacked rings of heptamers to form a barrel-shaped 14mer; ends can be capped by GroES; misfolded proteins enter the barrel where they are refolded when GroES binds), whose product MAKLLSFSDESRAALERGMNALADAVRVTIGPRGRNVVLEKSFGAPDIVNDGDTIAKEIELEDPFENIGAKLIQQVASKTKDKAGDGTTTATVLAQAMVEEGLRNTAAGASPIELRRGMEKAVALIVDGLAERSQSVSGDAIRQVATVSAGGDEEVGHMVAEAMDKVTVDGVITVEESKSLATELEVTEGMAFDRGYSSPYFVTDGDRQICEFENALLLLTDRKISAVADLVPILETVQKTGSPLVILAEEVDGEALATLVVNKNRGVLQVAAVRAPSFGERRKAALADIAILTGGTVISEDRAMTLDKVTLEDLGRVRRITISKEETTIVASEDSRDAVAERVASIRRELDNTDSEYDREKLNERIAKLAGGVAVIKVGAPTETELKNRKLRIEDALNATRAAVEEGIVAGGGSTLIQLAGSLNGLAEQLHGDQRTGVEIVRRALSAPLRQIAINAGANGDVVVEQVQRTGQGFNALSGAYENLLEAGILDAAKVVRLGLQDAVSIASLLITTEVVVADKPEPPAAPAPAGDPMGGMGGMGGMGGMGGMGMPGMM is encoded by the coding sequence ATGGCCAAACTTCTCAGTTTTTCGGATGAATCTCGCGCCGCACTGGAGCGAGGCATGAATGCTCTCGCCGATGCCGTGCGCGTCACGATCGGCCCCCGTGGACGCAACGTAGTGCTGGAGAAAAGCTTCGGAGCTCCCGATATCGTCAATGACGGCGACACGATCGCCAAGGAAATTGAACTCGAAGACCCTTTTGAAAACATCGGTGCCAAACTGATTCAACAGGTGGCGTCGAAGACGAAGGACAAAGCCGGTGATGGCACGACGACTGCGACCGTTTTGGCGCAGGCCATGGTGGAGGAAGGTCTACGCAACACCGCAGCCGGTGCCAGCCCGATCGAGCTCCGTCGTGGCATGGAGAAAGCTGTCGCTCTGATCGTTGACGGTCTCGCCGAGCGCAGCCAGTCCGTCAGTGGAGATGCCATCCGGCAGGTGGCCACAGTGAGTGCCGGAGGCGATGAAGAAGTTGGCCACATGGTGGCTGAAGCCATGGACAAGGTCACCGTCGATGGGGTGATCACCGTCGAGGAATCAAAGTCGTTGGCCACGGAGCTGGAGGTCACCGAAGGAATGGCCTTCGATCGGGGTTACAGCTCGCCTTATTTCGTCACCGATGGTGATCGTCAGATCTGTGAGTTCGAAAATGCCCTGCTATTGCTGACCGATCGCAAGATCAGTGCCGTGGCTGATCTCGTGCCGATTCTTGAGACGGTTCAAAAAACCGGATCTCCCCTGGTGATCCTGGCCGAGGAAGTCGATGGAGAGGCCTTGGCAACCCTGGTCGTGAACAAAAACCGCGGCGTGCTGCAGGTGGCCGCTGTGCGTGCACCTTCCTTCGGCGAGCGCCGCAAAGCGGCCCTTGCCGACATCGCCATCCTCACCGGTGGAACCGTGATCAGCGAAGACCGAGCCATGACGCTCGACAAGGTGACCCTGGAGGATCTTGGCCGCGTCCGCCGCATCACCATCAGCAAGGAAGAAACCACCATCGTCGCCAGCGAAGACAGCCGTGATGCCGTCGCTGAGCGCGTGGCATCCATCCGCAGGGAATTGGACAACACCGACTCCGAGTACGACCGCGAGAAGCTCAACGAGCGAATCGCCAAACTCGCCGGCGGTGTGGCCGTGATCAAGGTCGGAGCTCCGACGGAAACCGAGCTCAAGAACCGCAAACTGCGGATCGAAGATGCCCTGAATGCCACCAGAGCCGCCGTTGAAGAAGGCATCGTGGCCGGCGGTGGCAGCACATTGATCCAACTAGCCGGATCCTTGAACGGGCTGGCTGAGCAACTGCACGGTGATCAGCGCACCGGGGTCGAGATTGTGCGTCGTGCTCTGAGTGCACCTCTGCGGCAGATCGCGATCAATGCAGGGGCCAATGGCGATGTGGTTGTCGAGCAGGTGCAGCGCACCGGCCAGGGCTTCAATGCACTCTCTGGTGCTTATGAAAACCTCCTGGAAGCTGGCATCCTTGACGCCGCCAAAGTGGTGAGACTGGGCCTGCAGGATGCGGTTTCCATCGCGTCGCTGCTGATTACGACCGAAGTGGTGGTGGCCGATAAGCCCGAACCTCCTGCAGCTCCTGCACCTGCTGGCGACCCCATGGGCGGTATGGGAGGAATGGGCGGAATGGGCGGCATGGGCGGCATGGGCATGCCCGGAATGATGTGA
- the fabG gene encoding 3-oxoacyl-[acyl-carrier-protein] reductase: MNPTRTLDGQTALVTGASRGIGRAVALALAECGAEVVVNYASSPDAAEAVVKEIESMGQKGYALQADVGDEDAVDALIKTVLERSGRIDVLVNNAGITRDGLLMRMKSTDWNAVINLNLTGVFLCTRAVTRPMLKQKSGRIINITSVVGLMGNAGQANYAAAKAGVVGLTRSAAKEMASRGITVNAVAPGFIATDMTKDLDSEGILTAIPLGTFGTPEQVAGAVRFLAADSAAAYITGQVLQVDGGMVMG; encoded by the coding sequence ATGAACCCAACCCGGACCCTCGATGGTCAAACCGCCCTTGTGACCGGTGCCAGCCGGGGAATCGGGCGTGCCGTGGCTCTGGCCCTGGCTGAATGCGGCGCGGAAGTGGTGGTGAATTACGCCAGCTCCCCGGATGCGGCCGAAGCCGTGGTGAAGGAGATCGAAAGCATGGGGCAAAAGGGCTATGCCCTTCAGGCCGACGTGGGCGATGAAGACGCCGTGGACGCACTGATCAAAACGGTGCTTGAGCGCAGCGGTCGCATCGATGTACTAGTCAATAACGCGGGCATCACGCGCGATGGGCTGCTGATGCGGATGAAATCCACCGACTGGAACGCGGTGATCAATCTCAATCTCACCGGGGTGTTTCTCTGCACCCGCGCTGTGACCCGGCCGATGCTCAAGCAAAAAAGCGGTCGGATCATCAACATCACCTCAGTCGTTGGACTGATGGGCAATGCAGGGCAGGCTAATTACGCCGCTGCCAAGGCCGGTGTCGTGGGCCTGACCCGCAGTGCTGCGAAGGAAATGGCAAGCCGAGGTATCACGGTGAATGCCGTAGCCCCGGGATTCATCGCCACCGACATGACCAAGGACCTTGACAGCGAGGGCATTCTCACGGCTATCCCGCTTGGGACGTTCGGGACCCCGGAGCAGGTGGCAGGGGCGGTGCGCTTCCTTGCCGCAGATTCGGCCGCGGCTTACATCACCGGGCAGGTTCTTCAGGTGGATGGCGGCATGGTGATGGGTTGA
- a CDS encoding TrkA family potassium uptake protein — MNKPRRQQVSRRLKTGQRRRQLQLLARPWLLPVLALTAVILSGAIGYRITEGWDWGDCLWMVLITISTIGYGEVEPLSQAGRLVTVLIIAGGLLVVQLTIQRVLGLSQSGYFRQVRDIRFRRMLRRMHDHVILCGYGRIGKEIGEQLLLENVPVLVVEMDPKRQRAAQERGLQVLQADATLDETLLEAGLDRCRSLVTALPSNAANLYVILSARGLRNNCRLIARADSDEAASKLELAGASVVVSPYVAGGRVMAATALRPIGVDFMDLLAGSDCEIEEFRLSQDPLVMNQLCNRSLAELALDRRSGAMLLAIRENSTLIANPSSSMTLAPGQMLVVMGSQDQLTAFRTILGDAIDTVETMSGVTPKD, encoded by the coding sequence ATGAACAAACCGCGACGCCAACAAGTCTCGCGCCGATTGAAAACTGGCCAGCGTCGCCGCCAACTACAGCTCCTGGCCCGCCCATGGCTGCTGCCGGTATTGGCGCTCACGGCCGTGATTCTCAGTGGCGCTATCGGTTACCGCATCACCGAAGGCTGGGACTGGGGTGATTGCCTGTGGATGGTACTGATCACCATCAGCACCATCGGCTACGGCGAGGTGGAGCCACTGTCCCAGGCAGGACGTCTGGTCACCGTGCTGATCATCGCCGGCGGACTGTTGGTGGTCCAGCTCACGATCCAACGGGTGCTGGGACTGTCACAATCCGGCTACTTCCGCCAAGTGCGGGATATTCGATTCCGTCGGATGCTGCGGCGCATGCACGACCACGTGATTCTCTGTGGATATGGCCGGATCGGTAAGGAGATCGGTGAGCAGCTGCTGCTTGAGAACGTTCCGGTTCTCGTGGTGGAAATGGATCCAAAACGACAGAGAGCCGCGCAGGAACGAGGACTACAGGTGCTTCAAGCCGATGCAACCCTTGATGAAACGCTCCTGGAGGCAGGGCTTGACCGCTGCCGAAGCCTGGTGACGGCACTACCCAGCAATGCCGCCAATCTTTATGTGATTCTCAGCGCGAGAGGCCTGCGGAACAACTGCCGGCTGATCGCCAGAGCCGACAGTGATGAGGCCGCCTCCAAACTGGAACTCGCCGGAGCCTCCGTGGTGGTGAGTCCCTACGTCGCCGGAGGCCGGGTCATGGCAGCCACGGCCCTGCGGCCCATCGGCGTTGACTTCATGGATCTACTGGCAGGCTCTGACTGCGAAATCGAGGAGTTCCGATTGAGCCAGGATCCTCTCGTGATGAACCAGCTTTGCAATCGGAGCCTCGCGGAACTGGCGCTCGATCGTCGCAGTGGGGCCATGCTGCTTGCCATCCGCGAGAACAGCACACTGATCGCCAATCCCAGCAGCAGCATGACCCTGGCACCGGGACAGATGCTTGTGGTGATGGGCAGCCAAGATCAACTGACTGCGTTCAGGACGATCCTGGGAGACGCCATCGACACCGTGGAAACCATGAGCGGAGTCACTCCTAAGGATTGA
- a CDS encoding glycosyltransferase family 9 protein translates to MRVLAISPGSLQQQLERLPALAAVAEQLEAQIQVACEPAHRALWTLLPAVEKVIPFPFAGDPNLAEWANLLGLVREPDFQACLNFATGRQVNLMLSMSHIPVRVATEGFSSTALVSTDQGWKPQRFASFLKPLGLSLKADDFRLSLPAEAMEAARQRQPPGEGPLLLLAPDDSANDWPEERWQSLPEKIRERLPQLRCEVLTPQAPFAQRAAAVACADVVLSSCAITQLLSAYCGVALVAMGSSTDALPSRDVIRVLPGDRRGLSTEEVMKALGF, encoded by the coding sequence ATGCGCGTTCTTGCCATCAGCCCCGGAAGCCTGCAGCAGCAGCTGGAGCGACTTCCTGCCCTCGCAGCCGTCGCCGAACAGCTCGAAGCCCAGATCCAGGTGGCCTGCGAGCCGGCCCATCGAGCGCTGTGGACCTTGCTTCCTGCTGTTGAAAAAGTGATTCCCTTCCCCTTTGCGGGAGATCCCAATCTCGCTGAATGGGCCAATCTTCTTGGGCTTGTGCGCGAACCCGATTTCCAAGCCTGTCTGAATTTTGCGACCGGACGTCAGGTCAACCTGATGCTTTCGATGAGCCATATCCCCGTTCGTGTGGCAACTGAGGGGTTCTCCAGCACCGCCTTGGTGTCCACTGACCAAGGATGGAAACCCCAGAGATTCGCATCGTTTCTCAAACCCCTGGGCCTGTCCCTGAAAGCGGACGATTTTCGCCTCAGCCTGCCGGCCGAAGCCATGGAGGCCGCCCGTCAGCGACAACCACCCGGAGAGGGACCGCTCCTGCTGTTGGCACCGGATGACTCCGCCAATGACTGGCCCGAAGAGCGTTGGCAGTCTTTGCCCGAGAAAATTCGTGAGCGCTTGCCACAGCTGCGCTGCGAGGTTCTCACCCCCCAAGCACCGTTCGCTCAACGTGCGGCAGCTGTGGCCTGCGCCGATGTTGTTCTGAGCAGCTGCGCGATCACCCAACTGCTATCGGCATACTGCGGCGTTGCCCTGGTGGCGATGGGATCCTCGACCGATGCCCTGCCCTCAAGGGACGTCATCCGGGTCCTACCTGGCGATCGACGGGGCCTGAGCACCGAGGAGGTGATGAAAGCCCTCGGTTTCTAA
- the ispD gene encoding 2-C-methyl-D-erythritol 4-phosphate cytidylyltransferase, with the protein MHLLIAAAGSGRRMGADRNKLLLPVNGRPVLAWTLEAAFAAESIHWIGVIGQPVDQPAMAALFAQAPQPVTWIEGGSTRQESVERGLQALPQDARQVLIHDGARCLVAPQVFNRCTEVLIQGGAVIAATPVSDTIKRVDSQGVITDTPDRSELWAAQTPQGFSVSELREGHAQARARNWVVTDDASLFERLGWAVRVLDAGPGNIKVTTPFDLTVAAAVLAQR; encoded by the coding sequence GTGCATCTGTTGATTGCTGCAGCGGGCAGTGGCCGGCGCATGGGGGCGGATCGCAACAAACTTCTGCTTCCTGTGAATGGTCGCCCGGTCCTCGCCTGGACCCTCGAGGCCGCCTTCGCAGCTGAGTCCATCCATTGGATCGGCGTGATCGGCCAACCTGTGGACCAACCCGCCATGGCTGCCTTGTTCGCCCAGGCCCCGCAACCGGTGACCTGGATTGAAGGAGGTAGTACCCGGCAGGAGTCGGTGGAGCGAGGCTTGCAGGCCCTACCCCAGGACGCACGCCAGGTGCTTATTCATGACGGTGCCCGATGCCTTGTGGCTCCGCAGGTGTTCAATCGCTGTACTGAGGTGCTCATTCAGGGCGGTGCGGTCATCGCTGCAACCCCTGTGAGTGACACCATCAAGCGTGTTGACTCCCAGGGCGTGATCACTGACACTCCCGATCGTTCTGAGCTATGGGCCGCCCAGACGCCCCAGGGATTCTCAGTGTCAGAACTGCGCGAAGGTCATGCCCAGGCGAGAGCTCGCAACTGGGTGGTCACCGACGATGCCTCGTTGTTTGAGCGTCTTGGCTGGGCGGTGCGGGTACTCGACGCAGGGCCAGGAAACATCAAGGTGACCACACCGTTCGATCTCACTGTGGCTGCTGCGGTCTTGGCTCAGCGCTGA